A single region of the Branchiostoma lanceolatum isolate klBraLanc5 chromosome 1, klBraLanc5.hap2, whole genome shotgun sequence genome encodes:
- the LOC136437661 gene encoding uncharacterized protein, protein MASAFVWNFFKPPKSGNLPKLIEYWFYVGNHGVKSHPDYLATHLHKNIQPNPKWVYVNFGIFKTDGFIMTGPNKNPVMKQAMEEASKLKPDAEFMMGGFAEAAVTTGESPYPYERPNTHRYLISHFAVPDYIPAGDFEANWKDLTGVDVLEKAVTPEMGYVFSSLYRRVTPHGPYRYVVRSEFSNLHDKEEVGFGLVEKLRDFFGTDALASKKIEADAALSKVVIEMQLD, encoded by the exons ATGGCTAGTGCTTTCGTGTGGAACTTTTTCAAGCCTCCGAAAAGCGGCAACCTGCCCAAACTGATTGAGTACTGGTTCTACGTAGGGAACCATGGCGTGAAGAGTCACCCTGACTACCTCGCTACCCACCTACACAAGAACATACAACCGAACC CCAAGTGGGTCTATGTAAACTTTGGGATCTTCAAAACCGACGGGTTTATAATGACAGGTCCCAACAAGAACCCTGTCATGAAACAAGCCATGGAAGAGGCCAGCAAACTCAAGCCGGATGCGGAGTTCATGATGG GCGGGTTTGCTGAGGCCGCTGTGACCACGGGAGAGTCACCGTATCCGTACGAGCGTCCAAACACACACCGCTACCTCATCTCACACTTCGCC GTACCTGACTATATTCCAGCTGGAGATTTCGAGGCTAACTGGAAGGACTTGACAGGTGTCGATGTTCTGGAGAAAGCGGTAACACCAGAGATGGGGTACGTCTTCTCCTCCCTGTACCGGAGGGTCACACCCCACGGACCCTACCGATACGTGGTACGGTCCGAGTTCTCCAACCTGCACGACAAGGAAGAGGTCGGCTTCGGACTCGTCGAGAAACTTCGGGACTTCTTCGGGACCGATGCCCTTGCGAGCAAGAAGATCGAGGCCGATGCTGCTTTGAGTAAAGTTGTGATTGAAATGCAGCTAGATTAG
- the LOC136437619 gene encoding beta-alanyl-dopamine/carcinine hydrolase-like: MALVTVITVLYMWSALGFVSAKPFSPLNKTLNLPELHVRGTHYDVGYTIGYTFRERIQDFYTKYTLLHDVLTPFYKSEKGKVIVEGYLKVANDSFPQYVAELAGVSDGAGVPFIQAFLLTARHEILLIEKKKDVSSCTDVFMDIADQRVLAHNEDAHPLVKDHAYLIHAQISPYKLPNGTQIGDWEYFTAYTYPGHLPGCAFGHNLQGMVFTVNAVFPKNVQPNKQVRYMLNRAMLAAKDPSEALDIITNKNGPGVASGFSVNIGYASDFSKLYNIEVAPTVPNLPQYYQTVLDVQGQEHYFHFNMYDKLNGTVPQYEDPSTEHRKARVAQMANPYDLKNIVDILGDTQDPDYPIFRTPNKKDDAETVATAIYDFSQGHFSVFLDNPKNTEGYPSNPIIQRFFPNY; the protein is encoded by the exons CTAGTGACCGTTATAACGGTCTTATACATGTGGAGCGCGCTTGGCTTTGTTTCCGCTAAACCTTTTTCACCGCTAAACAAGACGCTCAACTTGCCCGAGCTGCATGTCAGAGGAACACACTACGACGTCGGCTACACCATCGGCTACACCTTCAGAGAGCGGATCCAAGACTTCTACACAAAATACACCCTCCTCCACGACGTCTTGACGCCTTTCTACAAGTCGGAGAAAGGTAAGGTGATCGTCGAAGGCTACTTGAAAGTCGCGAATGACTCCTTCCCTCAGTATGTGGCGGAGCTAGCCGGTGTGAGTGACGGGGCAGGGGTGCCGTTCATACAGGCCTTCCTTCTAACCGCTCGGCACGAAATCTTGCTGATCGAAAAGAAAAAGGACGTTTCTTCTTGTACCGATGTGTTCATGGACATCGCTGATCAAAGAGTCCTCGCACACAACGAAGACGCCCACCCTCTGGTGAAAGATCACGCTTACCTGATCCATGCCCAAATCTCACCGTACAAACTCCCAAACGGTACACAGATCGGGGATTGGGAGTACTTTACTGCCTACACGTATCCTGGGCATCTGCCGGGATGTGCCTTTGGACACAACCTACAGGGAATGGTTTTTACCGTCAACGCTGTGTTCCCTAAAAACGTGCAGCCAAATAAGCAAG TACGTTACATGCTGAATAGAGCCATGCTTGCAGCCAAGGATCCTAGTGAGGCCCTGGACATCATTACTAACAAGAATGGTCCAGGTGTAGCATCTGGCTTCAG TGTGAACATTGGTTATGCATCAGACTTCAGCAAACTGTACAACATTGAGGTTGCACCGACGGTACCCAACTTACCACAGTACTACCAAACAGTTCTCGATGTGCAAGGGCAGGAGCACTACTTCCATTTCAACAT GTATGATAAGCTGAACGGCACAGTGCCACAGTACGAGGACCCCAGCACGGAACATCGCAAGGCCAGAGTTGCACAGATGGCAAATCCCTATGATCTCAAGAACATTGTTGACATACTCG GGGATACACAGGACCCTGACTATCCTATATTCAGAACTCCTAATAAAAAGGATGATGCAGAGACTGTGGCAACAG CCATATATGACTTCAGCCAGGGGCATTTTTCTGTCTTCCTCGACAACCCAAAGAATACAGAAGGGTATCCCAGCAACCCCATCATCCAGAGATTCTTCCCAAACTACTGA
- the LOC136437645 gene encoding uncharacterized protein — protein sequence MAGRQFMFLYNFWSLPKNASVVKSLEGWFYVTARSIWDPSFVSTHFHKNLDPEAEKIQFFNFGVSQGKPWQPSMDVIQEADKIIPEGVLRQPGGFAQVAVSDPAQKPTLFPYERPATSRFVVTAFQVPDAVPAEEFEANWKDWSGVSLLEKEAAPETGYAHSALYKKVSPMGDFRYVTRSEFSGLHDKHDDGMRLVGKVREHFGSGSAAALNIKSYSSLFKVAIDVHQPE from the exons ATGGCCGGTCGGCAGTTCATGTTTCTGTACAACTTCTGGAGCCTCCCGAAGAATGCTAGCGTGGTGAAGTCATTGGAAGGATGGTTCTACGTCACTGCACGCAGTATCTGGGACCCGAGTTTTGTTTCTACCCACTTCCACAAGAACCTGGACCCCGAAG CTGAGAAAATTCAGTTCTTCAACTTCGGGGTGAGCCAGGGCAAGCCGTGGCAGCCTTCCATGGACGTCATACAAGAGGCCGACAAGATCATTCCCGAGGGAGTACTGAGGCAGCCAG GAGGGTTTGCCCAGGTCGCTGTCTCTGACCCTGCGCAGAAGCCGACACTTTTCCCTTACGAGCGGCCCGCCACCTCCCGCTTTGTGGTCACCGCCTTTCAG GTGCCCGACGCGGTGCCTGCCGAAGAGTTCGAGGCTAACTGGAAGGACTGGAGCGGTGTCAGTCTCCTGGAGAAAGAGGCGGCGCCTGAAACAGGCTACGCTCACTCCGCTCTCTACAAGAAAGTGTCACCCATGGGAGACTTCCGCTACGTCACGCGCTCGGAGTTTTCCGGGCTGCACGACAAGCACGACGATGGTATGAGGCTCGTCGGCAAAGTTCGTGAGCACTTCGGGTCCGGCTCGGCCGCTGCCCTTAATATCAAGAGCTACTCTTCCTTGTTCAAGGTTGCTATTGATGTGCATCAGCCCGAATAG